A window from Taeniopygia guttata chromosome 10, bTaeGut7.mat, whole genome shotgun sequence encodes these proteins:
- the AEN gene encoding apoptosis-enhancing nuclease gives MPPGKGQMTPLLPAPKGSAPTLQGSHGGCAPAPKGPGSPQGRSKKRSRKHQRFMARRAVLEQRGLLSPHRQPGSETPEAGLAAHPELTKAHGTAAPRCDRVPKPQQTVSSSLPPSASPDSIARHHSVLLSQGNGSAKRMQMSSLVLRPGKYVAIDCEMVGTGPQGKVSELARCSVVNYEGDVIYDKYVRPELPIVDYRTRWSGITKQHMKNAIPFKAAQAEILKILKDKIVVGHAIHNDFQALKYFHPKDRTRDTSQSPALKKRAGLPIRTNVSLKNLARHLLHKNIQVGRKGHSSVEDAQTAMELYRLVEVQWEKDLAHSLPPRPPSPVTDPAADSSHYLDDQYWPTELMVSSL, from the exons ATGCCACCAGGCAAAGGACAGATGACCCCGCTGCTGCCCGCCCCCAAGGGCTCCGCGCCCACCCTGCAGGGCTCCCATGGCGGCTGCGCTCCGGCCCCCAAGGGTCCCGGCTCGCCGCAGGGTCGCAGCAAGAAGAGGAGCCGTAAGCACCAGCGGTTCATGGCTCGTcgggcagtgctggagcagagggggcTGCTGAGCCCCCACAGGCAGCCGGGCAGCGAGACCCCCGAGGCGGGGCTGGCGGCACACCCTGAACTCACCAAGGCACATGGCACCGCGGCACCGCGCTGTGACCGGGTCCCCAAGCCCCAGCAGACCGTGTCCTCATCCCTGCCTCCATCTGCCTCTCCAGACAGCATAGCCAGGCACCACTCcgtgctgctgtcccaggggaATGGCAGCGCCAAGAGGATGCAGATGTCCTCCCTGGTCCTGCGGCCGGGCAAGTACGTGGCCATCGACTGTGAGATGGTGGGCACGGGTCCTCAGGGTAAGGTGAGCGAGCTGGCACGCTGCTCCGTGGTGAACTACGAGGGGGACGTCATCTATGACAAGTACGTCCGGCCCGAGCTCCCCATCGTGGACTACCGGACACGCTGGAGTGGCATCACCAAGCAGCACATGAAGAATGCAATTCCCTTCAAGGCTGCCCAGGCTGAg ATCCTGAAGATCTTGAAAGACAAGATTGTGGTAGGGCACGCCATCCACAATGACTTCCAAGCCCTGAAGTACTTCCACCCGAAAGACAGGACTCGAGACACCAGCCAGAGCCCTGCACTGAAGAagagggcagggctgcccaTCAGAACCAATGTCTCCCTCAAGAACTTGGCCAGGCACCTGCTCCATAAAAATATCCAG GTGGGCCGCAAAGGACACTCGTCGGTGGAGGACGCCCAGACAGCCATGGAGCTGTACAGACTGGTGGAGGTGCAGTGGGAGAAGGACCTGGCCCACAGCctgcccccccggccccccagcCCCGTCACAGACCCCGCTGCAGACAGCAGCCACTACCTGGATGACCAGTACTGGCCCACAGAGCTGATGGTGAGCAGCCTGTGA